The following are encoded in a window of Eschrichtius robustus isolate mEscRob2 chromosome 1, mEscRob2.pri, whole genome shotgun sequence genomic DNA:
- the FOXB1 gene encoding forkhead box protein B1, which produces MPRPGRNTYSDQKPPYSYISLTAMAIQSSPEKMLPLSEIYKFIMDRFPYYRENTQRWQNSLRHNLSFNDCFIKIPRRPDQPGKGSFWALHPSCGDMFENGSFLRRRKRFKVLKSDHLAPSKPADAAQYLQQQAKLRLSALAASGTHLPQMPAAAYNLGGVAQPSGFKHPFAIENIIAREYKMPGGLAFSAMQPVPAAYPLPNQLTTMGSSLGTGWPHVYGSAGMIDSATPISMASGDYSAYGVPLKPLCHAAGQTLPAIPVPIKPTPAAVPALPALPAPIPTLLSNSPPSLSPTSSQTATSQSSPATPSETLTSPASALHSVAVH; this is translated from the coding sequence ATGCCTCGGCCCGGCCGCAACACGTACAGCGACCAGAAGCCGCCCTACTCGTATATCTCGCTGACCGCCATGGCCATCCAGAGCTCGCCCGAAAAGATGCTGCCCTTGAGCGAGATCTACAAGTTCATCATGGACCGCTTCCCCTACTACCGGGAGAACACGCAGCGCTGGCAGAACAGCCTGCGCCACAACCTTTCCTTCAACGACTGCTTCATCAAGATACCGCGGCGGCCAGACCAGCCCGGCAAGGGCAGCTTCTGGGCGCTGCACCCCAGCTGCGGGGACATGTTCGAGAACGGCAGCTTCCTGAGGCGCCGCAAGCGCTTCAAGGTGCTCAAGTCGGACCACCTGGCGCCCAGCAAGCCCGCTGACGCGGCGCAGTACCTGCAGCAGCAGGCCAAGCTGCGCCTCAGCGCGCTGGCGGCCTCGGGCACGCACCTGCCGCAGATGCCCGCCGCCGCCTACAACCTGGGCGGCGTGGCGCAGCCCTCGGGCTTCAAGCATCCCTTCGCCATCGAGAATATCATCGCGCGCGAGTACAAGATGCCTGGGGGACTGGCCTTCTCCGCCATGCAGCCCGTGCCCGCCGCCTACCCGCTCCCCAACCAGTTGACTACCATGGGCAGCTCGCTGGGTACTGGCTGGCCACACGTGTACGGTTCGGCAGGCATGATCGATTCGGCCACCCCCATCTCCATGGCCAGTGGCGATTACAGCGCCTACGGCGTGCCGTTGAAGCCTCTGTGCCACGCAGCGGGCCAGACGCTGCCCGCCATCCCCGTGCCCATTAAGCCCACGCCGGCCGCAGTGCCCGCGCTGCCCGCGCTGCCTGCGCCCATCCCCACCCTGCTCTCGAACTCGCCGCCCTCGCTCAGCCCCACGTCCTCTCAAACAGCCACCAGCCAAAGCAGCCCCGCCACTCCCAGCGAAACGCTCACCAGCCCGGCCTCCGCCTTGCACTCAGTGGCGGTGCACTGA